The Phyllopteryx taeniolatus isolate TA_2022b chromosome 2, UOR_Ptae_1.2, whole genome shotgun sequence nucleotide sequence ttaaatatagattgaacatgattagcaaatcattgtattctgtttttggttctgtttaacacaacgtcccaacttcattggaattggggttgtatattgagCTGACTCTTCTACACACCACTACACGAAGCATGTTGAAGTACTAGCAGGTTGCTCTATGGGAAGGGGTGTGGCAGTAGAGCCATGGAATCAAACGTGCATGAGGAGGCTGCAGGTTGAATCCATGCATCAGACACCCTCTTTTAGGGGTTTTGGGAAGCAATACAATGAATGGAAGGGGACATCATTATTCATTGTCGCTACATTGGGGCTGGGGAATGGATGACCCAGGGGTGGGGTCATAAAACAAAGTTGCCAAAAATCCATTCAGTCATGCTTGACACCGTATATTAACATGGCGGGGATTCGAATTATCCCCCCGCCCCACCTCCCGGGAACTCGCCAAACAAAAGCCGCCAGAGACGCCTCCTCGGCGGGCGTCTTGTAGAAGCCCGAGCCGATGAAGCCGCCGGAGGAACCGGCTCGTATGTATCAAGGCTCCACAAGTTGCACGTCGATTCAACGAAGCATCTCGGCGTATTAAGAGCACGCAACTTCGCCGGTCGCACACGCACGATAGAACAACAGCAGCCACGCACACGCGGCGCTGCTTCTCCTCTGTTTAATGAGCCGGATAGCTCGAGAAGGTCAGGCGTCTTTTCGGCGTGTGCCGCAGGAGAGATGTGCGCCGCGGTAATCGGATTAGAGTgttgcaaataaaatacaataaaaaaagcagCCTACCTTCAGACGCTCCACTGGCGCATCGCAGGACGCACGGTGGCGGACACTTCCGCTGATTTAGCGGCGAAATCTCCTGCGCGGCGTGAGGGGAAATTTCCAAGTGGCCAGATAGCGTGTGCGCGTGAGTGTAGGGACAGCGGCGACTTGAGTGTGTAATGCGCGTGAATGCGTGCCCGTAAAAGGGGAGGGGGAGCCGAGCAGATCCTCCAGTGGGGGCACAAAGGGAAATACGTCACTTTAAATGGACCACGCTTTGTAGTCCACTTACCCACTCCCACACACCCTCAGCGGGGGAAAATAACTACTTTActaaaattctatttaattagaAATGTTATAAGCGGTTGATGGGTAggtatttgtatgaaaataatcactatataaatataacttttttaaaaatcaaatttgatTACTATTTATTGCTAACATTAATTCAACAATCAAGTAAAATTTTCAATGATTTAAGTTTTGTGGCTCAATTTACAATAATAGTTTTAAAAAGGAATTATTGGAATAAACTATTAGTGGTGTGGCTTTTATATTAAAGCAAACAATTTGCTCTAGTTGATAGCTttcaataaattaataattactCAAATGTAGACAAATCGTTTTACATTCAAAATCAAGtacagtcatccatccatccattttctgagccgcttctcctcactagggtcgcgggcgtgctggagcctatcccagctatcatcgggcagaaggcggggtacaccctgaactggttgccagccaatcgcagggcacataggaacaaacaaccattcgcactcacagtcatgcctacgggcaatttagagtttccaatgaatgcatgtttttgggatgtgggaggaaaccggagtgcccggagaaaacccacacaggcacggggagaacatgcaaactccacacaggcggggccggggattgaacccgggtcctcagaactgtgaggctgacgctctaaccagtcggccaccgtgccgctcaagtACAGTCATTTATATTGAAATCATTTATAAAAGTTGATCAATTCtatcaatttaaaatatattttattagagttgagtgatttatttatgtcatcttcaaatacagtacttgtTTCAGAAATTATtggaataaaaatacagtaatcacAATTTGATAAAGTgatttatacaaaaatataagttGACCAAATAGTGTAACTAATTTTAGTTGATGTAGTTTTAATACAtcatcagtaaaataaaaaataaataaaattatttgtgTAGCTTAAGCAATTTATAATCAACTAATTTCATTTACACTATACTGTAGTTGATAACTTGTGAAACTgcagtagatttaaaaaaaattgatttgaagtgcaaatgatttttaaaataattattaatatttaatcaattaattattttaatagtaCAGAATGTAAAACcaacatacaaataaatgcaaCTACTATCACAACTGATTGCAATACACAATAGCGGGAAAAAATCTATAtaaaaggttgttgttttttttatgttaatgaGTTAGTCAGTGATTATTTCAGAAAATCCAAATTGATTTTATTCATCTAGGAAAAGTGCAGTCATCCAATTCATTTAACAATTTGAAAGTTTTATTAAAATTAATGTAGTTTTGAATTCGAGCCGTGTatcaaaaacatctttaatatcttTTTTAATATAGCTGTTTTAAGCAACTGATTACAATAAGCaataaatgtgtcattgttcaaTACACCAACATTGTGTGATTCTTATTACGTAGGTCAAATTACCATGTATCCTAATTTAAACATTATTGTGTTGAATCTCCTTGATATTTGGTCTTatctgtatatacatatattaacaCTTATGaatttaagggaaaaaaaacacacacacccaaacacttttgtattaattaattaatacataCAGCATTTTATCCCAATCTTGTGTTTAGCCACTGGGCATGCTCTTAAAAGAGATATTTATATACTGGACTTCGGTTAGAGAACAGTAGCAGGGAATACCCCTTACTCATGCTTTAATAAGTAGGGAATAGTCGCCTCAGAATTTAAGTAAAATTCCACACATTCTGTTGGAAGCTCCATGTTGACACATCTGTCCGTTACTGTAATCTTGACAGTTCCTCCCAGCAGCCCCACACCCCAACCCCAGAATTTGAACTGTGGGAATGAGACATCTATGGGAAGAGATATTTGGATTGATTCCTGTCAAATGTGCATAATCCATAATCTGCATGGCAACATTCTATCCACGAAACATCAGAAGCGCAGTAAAAGCttcactgtgaggctgacactttGCTTTCGTCAAGCAACCCGCAggcaaaaagaaaggaaaagaccgggggggggggggggggggggcaaccatTCAAGGTAGAGCATCAAGGGCCATGCAGACGCACCATAGCAACAACTGAGTTAAGGTGTCAGGTTTAGGCCTGTGCTCATTCATTGAAATTGGAGATGTGTATAATTAGTGCAGTGTGGCGTGATTCTGCAGCGCAAGCATGGAAGCCACCAAAATGCACAAAACACCCTAAAAATGAGCATTAATTAGTGACCCTGTGGTAGGGTCATCTctttaaaacaaatgtcacatggaTTTATCATTTTCTGGCAACTAAGCAATCTGGGATCAGACAAATGCTACCATCTAGTGGTTAATCATACATAGTGAGCGAAGACACTCACAGCAAAGTAACATTTATTTAGGGGTTTTCCACAATCATAAGAAATTAACATGagacatgtcagaaaatgtggctagttaaatcaaattacaaaaataaggaTCAGTAACCATCCGTTTTCACAATCAATTGtatcctttaaaaaatattatgctCACTTTGATACTGTCAGAAAAGTACCACTTTAACAATGTTGTATGGTTGTAGTTCCAGAGGACTCTCGTGCTAAGGCGCAAATCTGAGTATTTTTTCTCTCCTCCaatcaaagtcaacaaaggcctgattatcagatgtctctaaaagattatcctgtgtGGCGCCAAGATTCAAGAGCGATCTTTATTCCTCACAGATCTTCTcgggaaacaatgcaaaactaaaaataaatgaaacccCAGAGAaactattgtaaaaaaataaaacatttaacccAGAAATGATCACATTGTATATAAACATTTAATCCATGGGAAGCATGTGGCCTTATAGTTCTGAGGTGTTTTCATGGTATTCCGGCTtcctccacattccaaaaacatgcatgttaggttaattgaaaaatcaaaatggtccatatgtgtgaatgccTGTTTGTCAAcctgtatatgtgccctacgattggctggtgaccagtccagggtgaactCAGTCCACtcgcccaagtcagctgggataggctccaacgcaaatgtgaccctaatgaggacaagcgctacagaaaatggatagctaGCCATTTATTCCAATGTTAATGTATTATTGTTCAGGTTGTGATACAATACTGTCCATCACCTCTACACTTTTGTCTCCACTATTACAGGTTTTGGTTCTCGTATCTCAGACTCCATACCAGGCAAACTAGTCCTCCTCCGTGCCGCCGTCTCTATCTTCTGTACAAGTTCAACCTCCCACGGATGCGTGACGAAGCTGAGCACCTCGCCGCCTTCGCACCCCCCGGCCCTCCCCACCCGGCCGGCCCTGTGGATATAGTCTGTGTGCGACTCTGGGAAGTCGTAGTTGACCACCAGGCGCACTCGGGACGTGTCCAGGCCTCGCGAGGCGACGTCTGTGCACAGGAGAACGTTCGTCTTGCCCTTCTGGAAGCACTGGAAGATGCCAGTGCGAACCACGGCCGGCATTTCCCCTTGGAGGCGAGCGTGCGGCACACCCATCTCCTCCAGCGAGTATCTgtcgtggggggaaaaaattactcGTTCTGATAgagaatacatgaaataaatctttgaagacaaaaaataaatgtatttttcataccTCATCAGGTCATGTTTAAACCAGCCGTGGTAGTCCCCTCTAAATGTTGATTCAGTGTTTCCCACCGTTTGAGCCAAGGTGCATAATAACACCTCATGGCACActaccaaaacaaaaatctcacaaaaaagTATATCTGTAGTAAACCCCAACTATTCGCAGGGAtcgagccctgccgcgaatagcgaaaaaccGCAAATCGTTAACAGGCCCTTCAAAAAGGTTTATATTGTAGTGTAATTGCCTCTAGATGCCACAAGAGAGCAGAAAAGGATTTGTTCCTTGCTCCTCAAGTCTTTTCAACAGTTCCTCTTCACCAAGATACCACTAGGCCAAAGGGCCTGAGTACCAAAACAGCAACTAGGTGAGTctcacaaaataaatatattttacaccCAAACTAACATACTACGAGTGTTCTCCTTGAAAGTAATCCCACTGGACTCTAatgcactttcccagccttctctgctaGAAAGATTCATCCTCCATCAGCAAACGCTGATCAAATTAACCCAAGTGCGTTTACTATTGCGGGCTTAGGAACACAACTGACATAAATCATACTATAAAAGATAATTACAATCCATAATCCATTACGTACCCCAGCCAGTTGACGGTGGAGGACTTGTTGCAGAACACAAGGACGGCGTCCTCTCCTGATCCTCCATGTTCCTGCTGGAGTCGTTTCAGGTAATGGTTGAGCTCCAGGACTTTATCCTGCCCTCTCACCTTGAGGAAAGTCTGCTTCACGTGCGGCATGAGGAAGTGTAGCATCTTGCTCTTGATGACCATCATGCTGCCGAGGTCAGTCACCTGTCTGAGGACGTCGCTGACCCCGCCGGGGAAGGTGGCGCCCACCACCAGCAACTGGGCCTTACGGGCGGGGCCTCGCGTCTCCCCGGGACCCCTGGAGATTTCGGTGTGCCGCAAGATGTCCTCCAGCATGTCGGCGAAGCTCGGGTCGAACATGGTGTCCGCTTCGTCCACCACCAAGAAGCTAAGATGCCTCAAGTCCAAGAAGCGTCTCCGCAGGGCTTTGACCAGCGCACCCGGCGTGGCTACTAAAACGTCGGGAACACCTTGCTTGAAGACGCCCTTGATGTGCCCCACGCCTCGCCCGCCTCCGACTGTCCTCGTCACTATGCCCAGCGGGGCGCACAGGCTCCTGGACACCGACGCCACCTGCTCAGCCAGCTCCCTGGAGGGCACCACAACCACAACACGGATTTTAGGAGACCCCTCTTCATGAATCTCCTCATCGAGGTGCAACTTGTGCACAATCGGCAGGAGATAACTCAATGTTTTCCCACTTCCTGTCTCGGCTGCACACAGGATGTTATGACCCCTCATCACCTTGGGGATGGTCTGCAGCTGCACGGTGGTGGGATGAGTGATGTTTAAGCGTTCCAAAGTCTCCACCAGCTCCCCGGAGATGTGCAGTTTATGGAAAGTCTTCAATGGCTTTTGAATATCATCCTCCTTCTCGCTTCCAGACACAAAAGGCGCAACCGATTTGATGTTGTTGACTGTGAAATAATCCCCGAATGACTTTTTGTGCTTCCATCCTTTGGAACAGAGTGTAGGCTGTTCAAACTTGCCGTGCGTGTATCCTACAGACTGGTTCAAACTGGCGTTCCTGCTCTGGATGAGGAGCTTGCCAGCCTTGCTggtgttgatgttgtttttacCTCGGGTTTGCTTCACGTTCTCAACGCGATTCTGCACGGAGCGAGGGACGCGAATGACTGGGATCTTTTCCGGAGATGCTGGACAGGCCGAAAAATAAACACGATCGGTCGATAATCTGCTCATTTTAGTCCAGTAAACTCTTGGAAAACCCAGCGCCGAATAGGCTACCTTCAGAGACCACATTCTGGTCAAGTGAATGCTAGCCTGCTAGCGGCTAAATGTTTGAAACGAAAAAGTGTGAATAAAGCATGGAACTACGCACTAAATCAATGCGATTGATCCAATGAGGAACCTTCAGCAGTTAATCCAAAAGGCAAGGGTAATGCACTTTTAAAACGCAAGTTATGAAAGCCAAAGAGACGACCATGTGCAATTTGGCGATTGTTTATTACGTTTAGGTGCGGACGCGAGCTAATGACGTAGTATTTATTTACTCGCTACTCTTCCGTCATTGAAGTACGATTCAAATATATTAGATGcaattgattacattttgttaaACGGATTTGTGGATCCAAAATTTAGATTTAgctcacattcagaaaaaaatataaacatcctTGTACCGAATGAAATAATTGTGCTTTAAAAATCTATACTCGAATTGCTTTAATTACtgctattgtttgtttttagttttgttgttgttgtttttttcatgttcctCTCCTTCATCTGCAACTTCACACAATATGTAGACTGTGCAACGAGAAATAATAGAACTCTGGACCACCTGTATGATAATGTGAAGAGAGGCATCTTGCTCTTCTTATCTCTCTGCTCTGGAGAATCTGACCACGCCACCGactggttttatgtttttaaatatgttttgtatgtctataaaagttttttttaattcttattttacttattattattattatgttcgtttttatttatgtacagaACTTTGTTTTAGCTGCTATTGCTCTATACGTTGAGTTGAATACATTTTATGCAGGCAGCAGAGTTGAAAAGTGCTTCgttaatactttattttattttttttatttatatattgtttttaattttatatagatttttcattatttttttccctcatatcTATTTATGTTTTAGTACAGGTGTGTGATTTGGCATTGATGCTTTTGGTTTTGGACATAATTCAACAAATGtaagtattatttaaaaaataaattgtaataaagacccccccccccaaaaaaaataaagcacagttctgaggtctgtgGTTCAATTCTGGGAAAGTACTCCGGcttccccccacattccaaaaacatacttgaAGAAAATAGGTGAAAACGTCAGTGTGAATGTTTCTCTGTAGGCCCTGGGATTCCTGGGGTCCAGCTCACCTGCCAACCTAATGATGACAAgctatatagaaaatggacagatgtgCATATTTTGGTCTCTTTTAATAATAAAGTGAACCAGCAACTGGTGAGCCGCAGAGTAATATTAAAATGCCCCAGTTAACTGTGGTCAAGCAAGCACTGAGCCTGTTATAAAAGATTTCTAAAGTCAACTTTTATGAACTTTTTCTTGACTAATCAAAGGCTCAAGGTTAGTGAGTGTGTGCCTGTCCTTGGATTCTTAGGGGGATAATCCAGTGTTGCTGCTGTGCCACCAggcatttaaaataataacgGGTCACTAATCCCTTTTTTTGTATCCAGAGAAAGGGGTCCAAAAAGGGAGCTACTCTTCTGAGTTGAATGTGTTCACCAACATGTTTCAGTCATCACATTTGTGCTGCTGGCTGT carries:
- the ddx28 gene encoding probable ATP-dependent RNA helicase DDX28, with amino-acid sequence MWSLKVAYSALGFPRVYWTKMSRLSTDRVYFSACPASPEKIPVIRVPRSVQNRVENVKQTRGKNNINTSKAGKLLIQSRNASLNQSVGYTHGKFEQPTLCSKGWKHKKSFGDYFTVNNIKSVAPFVSGSEKEDDIQKPLKTFHKLHISGELVETLERLNITHPTTVQLQTIPKVMRGHNILCAAETGSGKTLSYLLPIVHKLHLDEEIHEEGSPKIRVVVVVPSRELAEQVASVSRSLCAPLGIVTRTVGGGRGVGHIKGVFKQGVPDVLVATPGALVKALRRRFLDLRHLSFLVVDEADTMFDPSFADMLEDILRHTEISRGPGETRGPARKAQLLVVGATFPGGVSDVLRQVTDLGSMMVIKSKMLHFLMPHVKQTFLKVRGQDKVLELNHYLKRLQQEHGGSGEDAVLVFCNKSSTVNWLGYSLEEMGVPHARLQGEMPAVVRTGIFQCFQKGKTNVLLCTDVASRGLDTSRVRLVVNYDFPESHTDYIHRAGRVGRAGGCEGGEVLSFVTHPWEVELVQKIETAARRRTSLPGMESEIREPKPVIVETKV